In Mycobacteriales bacterium, a genomic segment contains:
- a CDS encoding lamin tail domain-containing protein, translating into MRCKSISRLAGHAVLVTAMVAGVSPLLPVVSARASASGADIEITEIAYGGLASGSHAYPGDSGDGEYVELTNVGTAAQDFTGWTYGVNKSTTTPTSGSVSLSGFGTVQPGESVIITDLTPADFRTEWGLKVSVKVINDLPTTIDSGPDTVAVFDNGGTLVDSVGYAKGAFSGKGVSAEVLSGQTASTTIPTGWQDPSTVGDADGAWTSANGAVGSPGTSALGIRTAAQVREAGETGAAAGADIQITELAYGGLASGTRAYSGDSGDGEYVELTNVGYAAQDFTGWTYGVNKSTTTPSAGSVSLSGFGMVQPGQSVVVTDLTPADFRTEWGLKSSVEVINDLPTTIDSGPDTIGVFNATGVLVDSLGYANKYFAGKGSAAYVDYGQLASTSTATGWTEPATVGDAEGSWTSANGAVGSPGASTSGTSTPTGVRAPASLTVQGASDQTATVGAAFSFTGLSASGGTAPYTWSAPTLAGTGLSIDASTGAVTGTPTAAGVISVVVTVTDSATATANASFTITVGSGIDPNWANIVINEVTSDNSDNTELTSKLPSALLTALNTAPNSASDLVELYNKGTEPVDITGWKQADSHGAASATVFSGRVFNASGTAITSIPGHGYGVFQSGQGLGSGGDAVQIYLPDGTLVDLVTYTAGQAGYDESLDPANLGPSSTETYHALARCPDGGGSVNTNSNDATTAWYSVKVASFGSSNASSCDDSSDPVNAVQYFNQQPPTGLSGTCSPSAPSGSNSVAVPDAVAWPTSDGVTTADDQCEFVTAQDPTGNDMSSLVFSADGSVLWGAQNKNHIWKLVKDADTGTFVPATDNDWANGKAITFTGTDPNASQPDSEGITVGGNGDLYVTSERDNTNSNVSKDEVLEYDPSAAGDTLAPVQQWDLTDEFVPSVIAASGDDANLGFEGVTYVPDSFLVAHAFRDQHLDKLYDPADYPLHGSGLFFLALEKNGHVYAYALNSDGTYQRVADIDTGIDGTSAIADVQFNADDQGLWLDCDNDCGVVDSLMRIDSSGNFVRVASYNRPAGLPNDNLEGFAIAPASTATDGKREVVWSDDGIYGEGNAWNATHTGNDPSPGWGHALYSGTLPVSVAPPVVASVSPSSGSTAGGTVVTITGSGFTGASKVLFGSSTAVTDFSVNPAGTQITVTSPAHAAA; encoded by the coding sequence GTGCGCTGCAAGTCAATCTCTCGTCTTGCCGGTCACGCCGTGCTCGTGACCGCGATGGTGGCGGGTGTCAGCCCGCTGCTCCCGGTCGTCAGCGCTCGCGCGTCGGCAAGCGGCGCTGACATCGAGATCACCGAGATCGCCTACGGGGGCCTGGCTTCGGGGTCGCACGCCTATCCCGGTGACAGCGGCGACGGCGAGTACGTCGAGCTGACGAACGTCGGCACCGCGGCGCAGGACTTCACCGGATGGACCTACGGCGTCAACAAGTCGACGACGACCCCCACGTCTGGGTCCGTGAGCCTGTCCGGGTTCGGGACGGTGCAGCCGGGCGAGTCCGTGATCATCACCGACCTCACCCCGGCCGACTTCCGGACGGAGTGGGGGCTGAAGGTGTCGGTCAAGGTGATCAACGACCTTCCGACGACGATCGACAGCGGTCCGGACACGGTTGCGGTGTTCGACAACGGCGGCACGCTGGTGGACTCGGTCGGCTACGCCAAGGGCGCCTTCTCCGGCAAGGGAGTCTCGGCCGAGGTGCTGTCGGGTCAGACGGCGTCGACGACCATCCCGACCGGATGGCAGGACCCGTCCACGGTGGGTGACGCCGACGGTGCGTGGACCAGCGCCAACGGCGCGGTCGGATCGCCCGGCACCTCCGCGCTCGGCATCCGAACGGCAGCACAGGTCCGGGAAGCCGGTGAGACCGGTGCGGCGGCCGGCGCCGACATCCAGATCACCGAGCTCGCCTACGGCGGTCTGGCGTCCGGCACACGCGCGTACTCCGGTGACAGCGGCGACGGCGAGTACGTCGAGCTCACCAACGTCGGGTACGCCGCGCAGGATTTCACCGGATGGACCTACGGCGTCAACAAGTCGACGACCACTCCGAGCGCTGGGTCGGTGAGCCTGTCCGGGTTCGGGATGGTTCAGCCGGGCCAATCGGTGGTGGTCACCGACCTGACGCCCGCGGACTTCCGGACCGAATGGGGCCTGAAGTCCTCGGTCGAGGTGATCAACGACCTGCCGACGACGATCGACAGCGGTCCGGACACGATCGGCGTCTTCAACGCCACAGGCGTCCTGGTCGACTCGCTGGGCTACGCAAACAAGTACTTCGCCGGTAAGGGGTCGGCCGCCTACGTCGACTACGGGCAGCTCGCGTCGACCTCCACTGCCACAGGCTGGACGGAGCCGGCGACAGTCGGTGACGCCGAAGGCTCGTGGACGAGCGCGAACGGCGCGGTCGGCTCACCAGGGGCGTCCACCTCCGGCACCTCGACGCCGACTGGAGTGCGAGCGCCGGCGAGCCTCACCGTGCAAGGTGCTAGCGACCAGACCGCCACGGTCGGTGCGGCGTTCTCCTTCACCGGGCTCAGCGCCTCGGGTGGCACAGCGCCGTACACGTGGAGTGCGCCGACACTTGCCGGGACGGGCTTGAGCATCGATGCGTCGACCGGCGCCGTCACCGGCACGCCGACCGCAGCCGGCGTCATCTCAGTGGTGGTGACCGTCACGGACAGCGCGACCGCGACGGCGAACGCGTCGTTCACGATCACCGTCGGGTCGGGCATCGACCCGAACTGGGCGAACATCGTCATCAACGAGGTGACGTCGGACAACAGCGACAACACCGAGCTGACCTCGAAGCTGCCTTCTGCGTTGCTGACGGCGTTGAACACGGCACCGAACTCCGCGAGCGACCTCGTCGAGCTCTACAACAAGGGGACCGAGCCGGTCGACATCACTGGCTGGAAGCAGGCCGACAGTCACGGAGCGGCGTCCGCCACCGTCTTCTCGGGCCGGGTGTTCAACGCTTCCGGGACCGCGATCACGAGCATCCCCGGTCACGGGTACGGCGTCTTCCAGTCCGGTCAGGGCCTCGGCAGTGGCGGCGACGCCGTACAGATCTACCTGCCGGACGGGACGCTGGTGGACTTGGTGACCTACACCGCGGGGCAGGCGGGCTACGACGAGAGCCTCGACCCGGCCAACCTCGGCCCGTCCAGCACCGAGACCTATCACGCGCTCGCCCGTTGCCCCGACGGTGGCGGATCGGTCAACACGAACTCCAATGACGCAACCACCGCGTGGTACAGCGTGAAGGTTGCGTCGTTCGGCTCATCGAACGCCTCGTCCTGCGATGACAGCTCGGACCCGGTGAACGCGGTGCAGTACTTCAACCAGCAGCCGCCGACCGGCCTTTCCGGCACCTGCTCACCCTCTGCGCCGTCGGGCAGCAACAGTGTCGCGGTCCCTGACGCCGTAGCGTGGCCGACCAGCGACGGTGTGACCACGGCTGACGACCAGTGCGAGTTCGTCACCGCCCAGGACCCGACCGGCAACGACATGAGCTCGCTCGTGTTCAGCGCCGACGGCAGCGTCTTGTGGGGAGCCCAGAACAAGAACCACATCTGGAAGCTGGTCAAGGACGCGGACACGGGCACGTTCGTCCCCGCGACGGACAACGACTGGGCCAACGGCAAGGCGATCACGTTCACCGGGACCGACCCGAACGCGAGTCAGCCGGACTCCGAGGGCATCACGGTCGGCGGCAACGGCGACCTGTACGTCACCTCGGAGCGCGACAACACGAACAGCAACGTCTCCAAGGACGAGGTGCTGGAGTACGACCCGTCGGCAGCGGGGGACACGCTTGCGCCCGTGCAGCAGTGGGACCTGACCGACGAGTTCGTTCCTTCGGTCATCGCGGCCAGCGGCGACGACGCCAACCTCGGCTTCGAGGGTGTCACCTACGTCCCCGACTCGTTCCTGGTTGCCCATGCTTTCCGCGACCAGCACCTGGATAAGCTCTACGACCCGGCTGACTACCCGCTGCACGGTTCGGGGCTGTTCTTCCTCGCGCTGGAGAAGAACGGCCACGTCTATGCCTATGCGTTGAACTCGGACGGGACCTACCAGCGGGTCGCCGACATCGACACCGGGATCGACGGCACGAGCGCGATCGCGGACGTGCAGTTCAACGCCGACGACCAGGGGCTCTGGCTCGACTGCGACAACGACTGCGGGGTCGTCGACAGCCTGATGCGCATCGACTCCAGCGGCAACTTCGTGCGCGTGGCGAGCTACAACCGGCCGGCCGGGCTGCCCAATGACAACCTCGAAGGCTTCGCCATCGCGCCTGCGTCGACGGCGACCGACGGCAAGCGCGAGGTCGTGTGGTCGGACGACGGCATCTACGGCGAGGGAAACGCGTGGAACGCCACACACACCGGTAACGATCCGTCGCCGGGCTGGGGGCACGCCCTCTACAGCGGCACGCTCCCGGTGTCCGTCGCGCCGCCAGTGGTGGCGTCGGTGTCGCCGTCGAGTGGGTCGACGGCGGGTGGCACCGTGGTGACGATCACCGGGTCCGGGTTCACGGGTGCCTCGAAGGTGTTGTTCGGTTCTTCGACGGCGGTGACGGACTTCTCGGTGAACCCGGCGGGGACGCAGATCACGGTGACCTCGCCGGCGCATGCGGCGGCG
- a CDS encoding GNAT family N-acetyltransferase yields the protein MDARVEVKQIPERHRFEIFMDDERVGLLIYRDQGVVRSFDHTEIDPAHERRGLAATLVRTALDAARAEGLRVVPACSYVAAFIERNPEYADLVAA from the coding sequence ATGGACGCCCGCGTCGAGGTCAAGCAGATTCCCGAACGGCATCGGTTCGAGATCTTCATGGATGACGAGCGAGTGGGCCTGCTCATCTACCGCGACCAGGGGGTGGTCCGGTCCTTCGACCACACCGAGATCGACCCGGCCCACGAAAGGCGAGGGCTGGCAGCCACGCTGGTCCGCACTGCCCTCGACGCCGCGCGCGCGGAGGGGTTGCGCGTCGTACCCGCGTGTTCCTACGTCGCGGCGTTCATCGAGCGGAATCCGGAGTACGCCGACCTCGTCGCCGCTTGA
- a CDS encoding TetR/AcrR family transcriptional regulator, with translation MTAPTKRRRSQRGSGEQLRAEIVAAAKELLAKAASVDDVSIRAVADAVGVTPPSIYLHFSDKTELVSAVVVDVFAELDAAVVEAVATADGPMDRLRASGVAYVRFAVSHPEHYRIAAMDPCPTPYVDEVLASAAFVHFQAIVEECMASGIFPAGDSLPVTLDLWAAAHGIASLMIAKPFLPWGDPGAAAERVLCAAALGHAAAGMVGEPVTPGRMTEWIKRRRGRRTPDSAR, from the coding sequence ATGACGGCACCGACGAAACGACGGCGGTCTCAGCGCGGCAGCGGCGAGCAGCTCCGCGCCGAGATCGTCGCGGCCGCGAAGGAGCTGCTCGCCAAGGCGGCCTCGGTAGACGACGTCTCGATCCGAGCCGTGGCGGACGCGGTGGGAGTGACGCCGCCGTCGATCTATCTGCACTTCTCCGACAAGACCGAGCTCGTCTCGGCGGTCGTGGTCGACGTGTTCGCCGAGCTCGACGCCGCTGTCGTCGAGGCGGTGGCGACCGCCGACGGACCCATGGACCGGCTGCGCGCGTCCGGCGTCGCCTACGTGCGGTTCGCGGTCAGCCACCCCGAGCACTACCGCATCGCGGCGATGGATCCCTGCCCCACGCCGTACGTCGACGAGGTGCTGGCGTCAGCTGCGTTCGTGCACTTTCAGGCCATCGTCGAGGAGTGCATGGCGTCGGGCATCTTCCCAGCCGGCGACTCGCTGCCGGTCACGCTGGACCTATGGGCGGCAGCTCACGGGATTGCCTCGCTGATGATCGCGAAGCCCTTCCTGCCGTGGGGTGATCCCGGCGCGGCCGCGGAGCGGGTGCTGTGCGCCGCAGCGCTGGGTCACGCGGCCGCGGGAATGGTGGGCGAGCCGGTCACGCCGGGGCGGATGACGGAGTGGATCAAGCGGCGACGAGGTCGGCGTACTCCGGATTCCGCTCGATGA